Proteins encoded within one genomic window of Desulfuromonadales bacterium:
- a CDS encoding MoaD/ThiS family protein, translating into MKVFVPTPLRSYTGQQPCVEAQGATVGELLADLERLYPGIRFRMIDEQDAIRPHIRIFVNAEQVRDLGAPLGPADEVQIL; encoded by the coding sequence ATGAAAGTCTTCGTCCCCACGCCGCTGCGCTCCTACACCGGCCAGCAGCCCTGCGTGGAGGCGCAGGGGGCAACGGTCGGCGAGCTGCTGGCAGACCTGGAGCGGCTCTATCCCGGAATCCGCTTCCGGATGATCGACGAGCAGGACGCCATCCGCCCGCACATCCGGATCTTCGTCAACGCCGAACAGGTCCGGGACCTCGGGGCGCCGCTCGGCCCCGCGGACGAGGTGCAGATCCTGCA